Genomic segment of Panicum virgatum strain AP13 chromosome 9N, P.virgatum_v5, whole genome shotgun sequence:
CTGCCCATTATAGGCCCGCACTGGTATAGAAGTTACAAACACCATCAGGGTGGATCGATAAACCAAACGTGTCTACCTAGACTAGCATAAATAGAGCTTCTAGTTAGCCTGTGAGCATCCACGTTGGTACTCCGGTTCGCGTGGACAATCTCGAAAAAGAGAAAATCCTCCTGCCTCGCTTTGATGTCCCAGATCACATGGCCATAAATCCCCATCGCTTCCTCCTTGAAGCTTCTTACAATATTATTGCAATCACTCGCCATCCTGACCCAGTGACCCTTTACAAGCAGAGATCGCTGGCCAGAGCCAGTCCCTCTCCCTGCATGCCACGGCTTCCAGCATCTCTGGTTCTGTTGCACCCGCTAGTGCCCACTACGTAAGAAACGATCAAAGAAGACACTCTAATTGGAGACGCATATTTTCGGAAGcttctccaaaaaaaattccCAGACGCGTCTTTATAAAACGCGTCTCCAATATGTTTTCCCAAGCATTCGGAAAACAAAACGCGTCTCGAATTAGCATTACCAGAGACGCGTCTAGATAAAACTGCGTCTCCAATATAGTTATTGCAGACGCGTAAACCAGCGTCTCCAATGATTATTATTGCAGACGTGTAAAATCGCGTCTCCAATGACACCACATCAGTGACACAAATTTGCAAAGGGAAAATGATTTCGTCTCCAATATGCTTCTATCCGCGTCCGCAATTAGGGATTCTGACATAGTGGTCAACGCAGAGGCTCCTAGAAAATTCCCATTGGAATCTCTAGCTGCTGGCGCCACCGACCCAGTGCTCTGAGTTTTTGAAACGGCTGCATCAACATTTATGTTGGCAATCCCAGGTGGAGGAGGTAACCATCATCTACTGTCGCTCGCGGCGCTTGCTTCTTCTTTTCTCTTGGGGGCACAGTCAAACCCAAGTCGGTCACGAATCTATCCACAAAACTGTGAGTAAATAAAGGGCTCTGGAAAGAATTTTCAAGCACCGCTGTCCTTCTAGCATACCAAATTGCTCACATGGTAACTGTTACCTGTGTACCGTCATCACCTGGTAAAATAGAGAACAATTCCATCAACCAACCCCTGGCATCCTTCTCTTGAATGGTCCCAATGTTCTCCACTACCTCCTCACGTTCAAGAGCCCATACACATTTTGCCAAATTACACTCCTAGGAGTGCATGCTTCCAAGAGTCAGGCTCCCCACAAATTCCACACGAATTCTGCATTGCCATATTCCTGTGGTTAAGAACATCACCCGATGGGCGGGAGTGATGCGCAAGCCGCCACAGGAACACTCAGATTTTAGCTAGTATGTTAACCTTCCAGATCGCTAACCATTCTTTTTTCTGCTGCTCTTGCATCAGATGTGCTCGATCTGTCCTCCAGCCAGGCCCTTATTCTTTGCCTATCGTCCACTAACATTTTGTATGCTGATCGGACTGAGAAGCTTCCTCTCCTTTCATAGTGCCAGGCACAAAAATCCTGCTGCCATCTCATGATGACGGGAATGTTGCATATTACCTCCACAACCATGGGAGTAAAAAAGATTTGTAACTTCTGTTGATCCCATGAGGTTGTAGTCGGATCGATGAGTTCGCTTACTTTTTGTGGTGGGTTCGTCCTAGCACTCGGCAAGGGACGAAGCAGACCATCTCTTGGAAGCCAATTCATACTCCATATGTCGATTTGCCAAATTAGACCCTACTTTAAAACCTCCTTCCCCAATAGCGCGCCATATCTAAGAGGGTGAACCTCCCACCTCAGCCTCTAGAAACTCCACCTCCCCAAAATAAACAGCTTTCAGGATTCTTGCACTTAGAGAGGTCGGATCTTGCAGTATGCGTCACGCCTGGCAAGCTAGTAAGGCTAAATTAAAAAGCTCAATGTCCCTAAAGCTCATGCTGCCCCATTGTTTTGGTTTAGTCATATCGTCCCACGCGACCCAGGCATGTTTTCCATTTACCATCTTTACTACCCCACCAGAAGCTGCGGAGAAGACCATTTATATGATGGCATAGGCCTCTGGGTAGTGTAAAGCATGACATCGAATAGGTAGGGATCGCCTGCGCCACCACTTTGATCAGCACTTCTTTGCCTCCCGCAGACAGCGATTGCTCAAGCCAACCCTGCACTTTTGTCCATACTCGGTCTTTTAGATATTTGAATGCTCCATTAACTGAAGAACCAACATCCGATGGCATCCCCAAGTACTTGGCATTCAGATACTCATTGTGAACATCTAGTAGATTCATGATCTCTTCCCGTATACCATGTCGCAGCCCTTAACAAAGTGTATAGAAGACTTATCCATATTTACTTGTTGGGGCGAGGCCTGGCAGTAGATGTTGAGGACATCAAGGATCTCCTGAGCATTCTCCCTATCTGCCTTGAAAAACAGCAGGCTGTCatccgcaaaaaaaaagatggctcACCTATGGAGCTGATGGAGCCACTTTAATTCCCTTGAGTACCGATGACTGATTTCTAGATTTTATGAGGCACGAAAGGCGCTCTGCTGCTATCAAGAACAACTAGATGGAGATCGGGTCCCCTTGATGAATTCCTCGAGAGGGATTGAACTTTTCTAATCTTTCATTGTTAAATAAAATTGAGAAAGAAACAGCCGTAACTAACCTTATAACCATCTCCACCCAAATTCTGTGAAAACCCAAACGCATCATGATGGCCTTGAAGTACTCCCATTCGACGCGATCATATGCCTTCTTCATATCAATCTTTAATGCACAACACCTCTGATCACGGGCTCTCTTGCTCTTCATAAAATGGAGACACTCATATGCCGTGATAATATTATCGGTGATGAGACGGCCTGGAACGAAGGCCGACTGCTCCTCCAAAGTAATCTCTGGCATGATCATTTTCGACTTGTTTGTTACCACCTTTGAAGCAATTTTATATAACACATTACATAAGCTGATTCACCTATACTGTCCTAACTCCTCGGCATTTGCCACCTTTGGAATCAGAACAATCATTGTGTCATTGATCATGGCCGGATCATCCTCACCTTTCAGCAACCTACGCACCACTTGGGTTACCTGCTCCCCACACAAGTCTCAGTGCACTGGAAAAATGAGCCGGGAAGCTGTCAGGCCCATGGGCTTTCGTCATAAACATTTGGAACAAATCCATCTTCACCTCTTTCTCCTCAATCGGGGCAATAACCTGCTGATTTATATCTACTGTCACTTTAGGAGGCACAGTATCCAGAACCTCAGCCACATTTTTCACAACCTCGGATACATACAAATCCTTTTAAAAGGACGTGGCAAGATTCGGGAGCCCGCATATCCTTAGTGAGTTGGCCATCAGGCGTCCTCAGCTTTGTGATTTtatttttccttctcctctAACTCGCTCTTAAGTGGAAAAAAAGAGCATTCTTATCACCTGGTGACAGCCACTAGATCCTCGACCTTTGCTACCACATGATTTCCTCGCGGTGATTGAGTTCAACAATCTTATCTGTAACACCCAAAtttaaacttgtttgaattcaaatgaaatttgttcaaatggtgtttgagtttgaaaaaaacaaaataaacaaactctcttttcctttccaacccaaaccagcccaccatctcctctccttttttttctttttcccgctCGGCCCAACATCCCAGCCGACCCAACAAGCCCAACCCGCCTCCCCTCTCCACCTCTCTCTTTGTCTCACTTCCAGGTGGGGCCCGCCTATCGGCGCCATCCCCTAACTCCGGCCACCTCTCTCCCGTGCCGCAAGCTCCGCTCCTTTCCTTCCCTCGCGTCGCGAGATTTATTTCCCGTTTTACTCCCAGTTTGAATACCCCTTAAGAGCCGTCATCACCCACACTCACGCCCCCTTCTCTCTCGCACGGAAACGCCGCGGCAATCACTGCCGTGATTGCCGGCcaccgagctcgccgccccctccctcgctCACGGCCGCACCAACCCCTCACTCCCTCTATAAAACCCGCACCCAAGCTCACTGCTCTCCCATTTACACTCCACGCCAACGCTCCCTCACTCACATTCAGCAgcaccgcgccgccacctctgAGCTCTGCCGcttggagcgccgccgccgtcgatccgccgTACCGCCATGCCCCTTCGCCGCCCGTTCGTCGCCGAAGCTAGGTGAGGTGGTGAGAAAGCCCTAGtctctctttttcctctctctctctctctctctctctctctctctctctcttggtcTATCCCAGCAGCGATTCCTTGCCGGAGCCATCACTCCGCCTCTCGCCGCCGAGCACCCACTTTCGGCCACCGCCGGACCTCCTGGACCCCTTAGCCGCGTTCGCcgtcgccccctctccctccccggccaaaccccgCCTCGAACCGAGCCCCGGTGCACATTTTTGGTGTACTCTggtggtccgccgccgcctctgctcatCGCCGGCGCGTAGCGCCGCCCGCCTAAGCCGCCAGCTCCGCCCAGCGCCGAGCCACGCCGTCACCAGAGCCGCCAGCCATCCCGCCGAGCCGCGAGCCAACACCCGAGCCGCCTCGACCCGCTTCGCGCCGTCGGATCAAGATCCGACGGACTGGATCAGTCCAGATCGGgtcaataccggtcaacccGAGCCGCCCCCGTccttttttctaaagagcctCTGATCTTTAGGGAAATCAACCTGCAGTCCTgaatagttcaaaaataattaggcTTAAGCCCTTTCTTTTCTGTTTAGACCCCTAACCTTTCCaatattagaacccgccgtccaggagcACCATTTTTGTGTGCAAGCCCTTGAGTTTAGTGTTTAATTAGgttttagcccctggtttctttGTAGCTAGCCCCTAGAAGTTTAAAACTctcacaaacaagtccctggtgcactgttttagccatacctttcacgttttaactctgttttcagcgattcttgcgctcacgcgatccttgcgtCGTGCTCTACATATTTTTCAACTTTTCCAGTAATGTTTTTACTattttgtactgtttcttattttgTATTGTTTGTTTTTCTTGTGTGATCGTGTAGACGACGTGCCGTCCGTGGGTGAACAAGAGCAAGCTTACGAGGAAGATTTTCAGCAGTTagccgaggaaggcaagtggcctTCCCCCTCTGTGTTTTATACTATTAACATCATGTtaattcactttactttattATTATATTGCATAAACTTGATGGGATAGCCACTAAGGATTTACCTAGTCTTTTCACCCAAACCTTGGAACACCCgttataataattttgttgggtAGAATTgcttagatgctttatcttgggaTGGCTATGGTTATAATCTTTGAAACATTAAACATGATTTTATTTATGTTGTTATACTTGTTTTATTTACAAGATCATGTTggttaattggaacatggagaaccacccaagaaaatcgTACAACCACATTGTCATATGGCTCTGACCTTAGCCGATTAATTAGGCGCGTAGTTAACTGATGgccttaccgaaagggcaaggagggggtcggtgctggggtatagcccggtcctcttggggtgGCAGCCTTTGCTAAGGTGCTGACCATTAGGGAGGGTTATGGTCCACTCCGCTATTGAAACTCTAGCGGGCTGTTGGTTCTCTGCGTGTCTTTGTAAAGGCTTCATAGTGGACCCctcgccactcaccaaaggaagtgtttaagggccttgcaaaccCGAGCGACACAGGGAAACACGAATTGTGGGGAAAGTGTACAacatctgcagagtgtaaaactgatatattagCCGTGCTCGCGGTCATGAGCGGCTtgaaccctcacatgataattgaacttgaagaataaTTAAATTATAGTTCTTGGTTATGTAATGTTGGTTCTTTTATGATCTTTATGCTTAAGtgggttggtataaacttataccTAGTAATTAGGTGctgctaataaaatttgaccaactaaaatGCTAACTACTATAAACTTAGTCTTTCCTTGATGGCCTTGCATCTTCACcccacttgctgagtaccaaccataagtgtactcacccttgcataatTGCTATTCAGAAGAGAACAGTGAAGTGGAGTACTTCAGTGACTTTGAGGAGTTCTAGGAGCATTCACCAGTCATTGTTCCTGTGGGAGTTTATGAAGATATGCTGAAGACTTCATATATGTTATCGGTGAAACATTAAGACCTTCGTGTCTATCTATCGGAGTGTGTAATAAAGTACTTATCTCCTTTTATTTACATTGTTGAAACATTGTCTTTGATATATTCACTGATGACGTCTTCCATATGTGTGAAACTTGATCCTAGCGTACATATGTGATACATCTGGTGTTCtttttaaaaccgggtgtgacactaTCCGTGATTTTCACCTCAGCGTGCAATGGCGGATCTAGAAATGATTAAAGGGGGGTGATTTCTTattcctctccctccctttcttcttcctctccttcttcttcctcctcctttcttctcaaAAATGGAGGGGGAGGGGCTCAAGGGGGGCTCCATTGTTTTTTGGGGTCTACCCAGTGCTGCATCTGCCACTGTCAACGTGGGATGGCCCCGTCCGCGAGGGATCAACATAGAGCCTTTCCAGCTCTTCTTTCAGCTTCTTTAGTTCGAGAGAGACATGTTCGAAGCTGTTTCTCCCCTAGCCAGAGAGACCTTTCGCCACCGTCACCAGCTTGCCATGCAAGTCATGCAACGTCGTCGCCTTCCCCTCCTTCTGCCACAGATGTGCCATTGATGAGGCGAAGTCCTGATGTGTCTCCCACATAACTTCGTATCTAAACAACTTCTTCCTCACCATTCTGTTCGTGCATGTGTCCTGTCGCTATCGCAAACGAATGGGCCCATAATCCGAAGCTGCTGCCACAAGAGTTTCCACAACAGCATTCGGCTAAGTCGCACTCCACTCTGGTGATGCCAGAGCCCGATCTAGGCACACCCTACAGAATGAGCCACTAGCCACTCATTTCTCGAATGTCCAACTATGGCCTGTAAAGCCTAATTCATAGAGGCCACATACATCAACCATCTCCCAAAAGCCCATGGTGTGTGCATGGCTCCTCTCCTACACAACCACATGCTATAGATTCAAAAGTTTAATTCCAAGCTATATCATACTCTTCAGTTGCTCCAGCatatatgatccaatgagcataaaatttttactacaatTCAAGAATACAATTATcagctcaccataaaaattttagTATAAATGTACCACGAAAAATGtagttataaattaattacgaatTTTGGGCTTTCTATTATCGTGATACTGTCATTTAAGTAGTGTATTAGTTTGGGTATCAGAATGTGTGACTCTTTTTGCTATATTTATTGTGGTGAAATGAGAGGTAAAATTATTTATTAGGGGGAGCACAATTAGCCGGAAGCTTAATGTATTTAAGAAATGAGgagatttggattttatttgtgtgGTAATTATTAATAGACTTCATggtattttttaaaagaaagtAGTGGTTCTATTAAAATGTACCGTGTTATTATGGAGGTAGCATGAGAAGGTATAGAAAAACGGTGGtatgatattatttttttagcAAAATAGGATCCTACATTGAGCAAATTATGAAAATGCAttgaatttaaaattttgttgtgtAGCGAAGTTTTaggttttaaaattttgagCATTTTTGTAGAAGTGCATTAAAGCTGTAGATTTTGAAAGAATGAGCAACTTTTGtattgaatatttttttatttgcagATATTGGTGTCCAAATCATGGATAGAACGGATCGTATGTAAGCATTTGTGCAAACTACTGAAAGtgttttgaatttaaaatttgCTCTACAAGtagtttccaattttttttatcaaaacaaCTTTTGGTTTTGACGTGTTTTGGTATTCAAATTGTACTATAATGTTGTCCGTCAAGAAATAACGAATGGAACGGGTCCTAGTCCTATTTAATGAGAATCCGAGGGTTTTCCGAAAATAATTCCTGAGAGGATCAAGACGGCGGGTTAATTTTATGACAACTTAAGGTTTTATTGAAAATTTCCCTGAACCCGGAAGGTTGGACTGCGAGTTGCTTTTGATAAAAATTATGGGTTTCTATGAAAAAATAAATGAGAGAAGACTCAAGTGCGGGTTTATTTTCTAAAGGATgatggtttatttataaaatgaCCTGGAATCGTACGATCTGGACCATACACCCGGCCGATCAGATGTCCACGCTGGCCGGCCACCTTTTAGTGCAAAAATCGTATTGTGAGATTGGGTTCACAATTCACATGCATATCTGTTTCGACCCAGGGACTCCTGTGCCGCGCTGCGGGCTGTTTTTGACTGAACAAGTTAACAAAGGAGCTTCTCTCCTGCCGTTGAAGAAGGCATGAGAAGATGTAACTTTAGCACCCTGCCGAGTACCGTTTCTAGCATACAATGCAATCCTCTGTGCAGACACGCATTGTCCATCGGTTTGACCAAAGTTTTCGCTCGACCTTTCAATGCTGGAATTCAGTGGTTTCCCTACGGTTCATCTGTTTCCCTAGGAAAAACTCAGGCcatgtttagatctttacctgtaaagtcacatcgaatgttttgacacatgcatggagtactaaatgaactctatttacaaaactttttgtatagatgagctgtaaatcgcgagacgaatctaatgagcctacttaatccatgatttgaaacagtgatgctacagtaaccacatgctaattatggattaattagcatcattagattcgtctcgcgatttacaatccatctgtgcaaaaaaatttgtaaatagacttcatttagtacttcaaattagcaagattccaacgcaaaatttttacatgtaaagaactaAACGCGGCCTGAAGTGCTTTAGGGACAGTTTACTTCCCTACAATTCATTTTCAAAAATCGTAGGGAAACCCAGCTTTCTCTAGAGATGTTACGTTTCCCTAGAGGCAAATTGAAGTGTAGTCCTCCACCCATGCCATGCATCCTGCTGCCAGATATCCCTACAAAAATTCACGTGGACGGTAGGGAAAGAGTCAGATGGGGGCTAAAgtaagggcgcgtttagttcccaaaaattttcacccaaaaattttcacctcccctttaaacacatgtatgaagcactaaatgtaattaaatagaaaaactaattacacagtttggatgtacatgacgagacgaatcttttaagcctaattagtgcatgattagccataagtgctacagtaacccacatgtgctaatgacgcggtcaaaggcctcaaaagatttgtctcgtggtttccaagtgaattctgaaattagttttttaattagtgtccgaaaagtccTCCCGACATCCGGTCAAAGTGCTGATTTGACTGACCGCCAAAACATTGCCGCTCTCACGCGGTCTCACCGTTCAAATTTTTAGCTTGTCACTTTTTTGAAGCAAACTCGTCTCTCCCCTCTCATTCATCCCCACGCaaactctcttctctctctctctctcacatcCCAACTAGGCCTCATATCCTGGTGGAGTGGTGGCCTGGGTGGGTTCCGGGGCAGGCGTCGCGGTGGCCGTTGTGGCTCCGGCGAGCTCATGGTCCCGAGCTCGCACAGCTGCGGCGTACTAGGTGGAGGAGCGAGTGGCACAGCTGCTGATCCGGCACCGCATCCCTGCGGTTGCAGCGAGCTCGTCTCGTTCGGCGGAGTGGAgcggcggctccggctccggcgagcGAGCGGCATGGTGCGCGGGGCCAGCAGTCTAGACGACCGAGCGGCTCGCAGTCTGGTACGCTCATCATGTGTTTGTTGATATGCCTTGAAGCTGTTCTAGGAGTCATCTCAAATCTAGGCATCTGTTCTTCGATCTAATCTTGCTCTCTTGTGTTCTGAGCAACAGTTCTCAACTTTGTAGGTGGTTATGATAGGTAGTAAAGAAAGAAATAATAACATACAGGCATAACAGTGATGGACATGCCTTCTTTAATCCTGTGTAGCAATTTGTACACGCGGGTCTCTGAAACCATAATGCTTTCATATCGAAATCTGTTCATTTTTACCTACGCGCCTAAACTCCAATTTTCTGCATCTTATCAGGTATGACTTATGAGGCTGTGGGAGCTTCTTCCAGTCTGCAATTGAGGAGCGGAGGTGCTTTGGATGCAGAGGAACGTGCAGTTTGTTATGTTTTTAAATCATCTGTAAATAGAGCTATGAGATCCTTGTGATGACTGATAGCGTCGGAATTTGGAGGACTATTGACATCAATGAAATAAATTTAGCCCCATTTTTTTGTACAAAATATGAGTTGCAACAGATGCTTATGTTCCTGTTGATgtgattgaattcaaatttaaagtaATTTTGGAtgtgaattcaaatatgaatgtATTAGAATTTAAATAGATATTTCCTTTAAAAGAGGTTATTTGGTGTTAACATTTTCTTCTACGACAGGCCATAGAATCCTAGGGAAACACCTTTCCACGTAGGATATGCTAGTACCATGTCACAAAGTTTCCCTAGGAACTCAAATCCTAGGGAAATAATGTTTCCCTACGGTTTCTCAAGAAAACTGTAAGGCACACTTTCCTTTCCCGTTGAAATGCCCCCTAGGAAGCTTTCCTTACCAAAATTCCTAGGGAAATGCTTCCCCTACTGTTTTTCACCCTTTCCCTAGGATTTTAGACCCTTGGGAAACCATCGAATTCTAGTAGTCGTATGTGTGGTGATGAATCCGATGCGGGTGGGCATGCTGCCAAATGAATAATGGAAGTGCTACTAGTCTTAGGGTAGTTTAGTGCTAGGTAGCTAGGTTTTCCGGTGAAGGGAGCGGCAATATCTCTgtccatggaggcgacggtggcgAGTTCTTCTTCATGGCAGAGTCTTTTGCTTGTGCGGAGCGGGTCCAGCGGGGGGCTGTGTCTACCTGTGCTATTCCTCCGGCGACGGATGGGAAGATGATGGATCCGGGTTCATCCTCGGTGTGATGGGctgcttcatcttcttcttttccGACATCATCAGCGACAGAGAGGAGATCTATCACATCCCTGGGGCTGCGCCCTCTGTCTGCGTCGCTGCTTTGGTCACTAACGCTGGACTTCGGGCCTACTCGTCGGCAGCGGTGGACTGCTCTTCGTCTTCCTATTTCTACATGAAGGCGGCTGATATTCTTTCTGCATTTATGATGCGTGCTGGAGAGTCCAGGCGCTGGTTCATGCGGCGTATACATGCTTTGGAGTCGTTCATGGAGAAGGAACGCTGATCGATCTGGTCGTGTTGCTCGTCGCTGGTGGCTTGGAGCTCAGAGACTTGCCTCATTATGGTGGATGTTGTGATGTAGTTTCCTGTTCTTCCACGGTGTTTCTTGTAAAACTCTAGGGATGTACTGTGCTATCTTATTAATTTATATAACTCTTCTCCCAAAAAAATGAATAATGAAAGTGCAACAAATGTACACGAGCCGACAACAGATACCATAACAACTGGACCTGTACCAAGAAATTTGAGAGACTCAGCATGACACAACGGTGATGGAAGGATAATAATCCCGTCAAAATTTTATACCCTGTAGGAGATAAATGGTGATGCATTGGTTTTCTCGTAGAAACTGGATCTCGTACGAGACACAGTTTCTTCCTCCCTTTCTTCTCTCTGACACTTAATATAGCGTCACCATGATCTAAAATTCTTTGTGGCGGCACTCCAATCAATTCTGTGGACACCATTCTAGTTGGAGTATTCGGTTTCCTCTAGTAGCAGTTGGTCTATTCTCCTGGATGCAACAGGTGTAGTCTCTGTTGCAACTGCAAGATGGGTGTATGTTTTACAGAGAATGCACTCACCCTCATAGTTGCAATTGTGATAGTTCTAGGTACAATTGGATTGTGTCCATTTGCAACTCGGTCAGTTCATGATGCCACTAGTTCACATCTAACTGTATCCGGGTCGGTCTCAGTTGCAACAGGTTCGTGTCCGAATTGCAATCAGTTTCTACCAGTAGCAATTGATTTGTTCTTGCAGTTGTAATTGGTGTAATCTCTTGGTTGCAACTACAGGATGGGTGCATTTTGTATAGAATGCACAATGTTACATTTTAAACTCAGGTCGTCGCCCATTGTTACACTAGTGTTCGCTGTGAACCTAAGCAATTGACCGACTTCACCAGCAAGTTGGttcacttgacaaataatatacaTGTTTGAGTCATCCACCATATGTACAAAGTTACAAATATGCAAAACGTTATGAGCTTTCCACCTTAATAAGTATGATACATACACGAATCTTCCTATGAAAAAAGGGCATTGAAACCATACGCAAAGTAAAAGAAGACAAAAAGGTACAAAAGGAAGGCATGATTAAAGACCAAGCAAGCAGCTAATCTCTTTCCAAGTTGAACCCGTGGTTCAAAAACAAATCAGTCCACGAAGCCCATGAAGGGATCTTCAAGCATCATCACAAATTAATGCATGGTCAACAGATCAAGGTTTTAAGATACTTCAACCATGCATGGCCTCCGATCCTGCACTACAAATAACCATCGAACCTCCCATTAGTATTTCATCTCATATTTCCCTCTTCCATCCATATATCTGCTGCTTAGCTAGCTTAGCTCGCCATGGCTACCGGTAAGCTCTTAGCTGCCGCTCTTATTGTCCTGTTAAGCATTGGAATAACCAATGCTATTAGGGTGGTAAACCATGCCACTGCTGATGGCCAAGGTAGAGGTGGGGGTGGCGGTAGCGGAACCGAAAACGCCTATGGCTCAGGCTCTGGATCTGGCTATGGCTCCGGCAATTCCTATGATAGTACTTCTCAGGGTACTTCTTCTGCTAGTGGATCTGGTGAGGGTTCTGGTGGTGGCGGTTGGCAAGGTTATGATCAATATGCCTCAGGTCACGGAGGAGGGGGTGCATCTGGCTCAGGCCATGGTGACTCCGGTGATTTTTACAGTAATGGGGCTTCCTATGCAAAtgggcgtgggggcggcggtggctccgGAGGAAGTTTTGGCAACGGCCAAGGGTATGGTGATGGTTCAGGAAATGGGCAAGGTTCTGCCTACAGCAATGGACCATATGGTTCAAGCGACGCCAATAGTGGAGGAAGCGGAGGTGGAAGGGGTGGTGGTCATGATGGTGGATTTGGCGGTGGTTTTGGCAAGGGGTCAGGAAGCAGCAATGGAGCTACTTGGGGTGGCTACAATGATGGCACTGTCAGCGAACCACCACAAGCGGTTAGCGAACCACCACAGGCGGTTAGCGAACCACCACAGGCGGTCAGCGAACCACCACTGGCTTATTAATGTCTTTTATTTTGGTGCAATGTCAGCCTTGGGTGACATGTAGTTATTCCGTTGTTTGagcatatatatttttctacaaataAACCATGCCATCTGTTAGTTACAATTTACGTCTAGGTTGTACTAA
This window contains:
- the LOC120689675 gene encoding glycine-rich cell wall structural protein 2-like, which produces MATGKLLAAALIVLLSIGITNAIRVVNHATADGQGRGGGGGSGTENAYGSGSGSGYGSGNSYDSTSQGTSSASGSGEGSGGGGWQGYDQYASGHGGGGASGSGHGDSGDFYSNGASYANGRGGGGGSGGSFGNGQGYGDGSGNGQGSAYSNGPYGSSDANSGGSGGGRGGGHDGGFGGGFGKGSGSSNGATWGGYNDGTVSEPPQAVSEPPQAVSEPPQAVSEPPLAY